The genome window AAGAGATAGAGTTAACAGCCAATTGAGAGAAGTTGTGGTCCTCATCTTCCATAGATTTGGCCAATCATTGATGAACCTGCTCTCTCCAACATGTATGTAGATTCCTGCTCCGAGAAATAGGCCTGCTTTAAATACTGCATGAGCTATAAGATGAGCTATCACGAATGAAAGGACGAGAGAGGGATATGAAGAGAACATTGAAGCGCCTATTCCAGCAAACATGAAGCCAAGCTGGCTCCCAGTTGAATATGCCAGTATGAGTTTTGCCTCCCTTGCTACCAAAGCCATTGATGCTAGAGAGAAGGCTGTTAGTGCACCAATGATTAACAGAGCATAGTAGAAAGCTTGCACCTGTGTGAGCACGTAGCCTCCAAGCAAAGGATCAGTGCTAAAGAGCTCCCTTGCTCCATAGATAAATATTGGAGATATCCTCACCATGTAGTAGACTCCAGCTTTAACCATGGTTGCTGCATGTATCAAGGCGCTCACTGGGGTAGGACCAGTCATGGCAGTTACAAGCCATTCGTGAAGGGGGAACTGAGCGCTCTTTGCCAATGCGCCGAGAGATAGAAATATCATGACGGGGGTTAGAATCCCGGCTCTTGCTAGTTCAGCAAGGAGCTCAGATGATCTGGATAGAAGCTCGCTTATGTTGAATGTCCCCGAAAAAATATAGACTATGAAAATTCCAAACAGCATTAAAATATCTGGAACTCTAGTGAAGAGGAGAGCTCTCAATCCGCTCATGCTAGGATAGGAGAACATTGGGGTGTTTCCTACGTACTTTCCCTCTTCCCCTATCATTCTTTCTTTCTCATCGTGCCTCCAATGTCCTATGAGAGCGTAGCTAGCTAGCCCTGTCCCCTCCCATCCGAAGAATAATAGCAATAGATTGTCTGCAGATACGACCAGCATCATGCTGCCGACAAAGAAGGTGAAATATGTGAAGTATCTTCCGTATCCCTCGTCTCCATGCATGTAATATATGCTATAAATTCCAATTATCAGCGAAAGGAAAGAGACTAGTGCCATCATTACTGCTGTGTATGAATCGGTAAGGAAAGATATGGATAGGCCTATTTGAGGGAAGTTCCATAAATACAAAGGTCCACCGATCACTCCTATTATTGCGTAATAAAGAACAAGAGCTGAAGATATTGCTGAAACAGCTAGAGAAGCTATGCTAAGATATCCTGGAAGCTTCTTTCCTGAGCTCAGAGCGGCAATTATAGCTGAAAATATGAATGGCTGAATAACGGCCAGGACGTATAGGTACTCGGCTATCACCCATACACACCTCCCACGGAAGCATAATAGCTTTTCAGATATCCCACAAGAGCGTTAGCATATGCCGGGGCAATTACAAAAAGAATTACTGATGCTATGGAGAGGGCTATAAGAGTTCCAACTATAAGATGATTTTCTTTCGTCTTCTCAAACTTGGGTGGACCCTGGAATATTCTTTTGTAGTTATAGAAAGAATACGATATTGATATGGAAAATCCTATGAAGAGCAGAAATAGCACAAGCCAGCCCACATTTCCTGCTGCTGAAAAAGCATCAACCGATCCTCTTACTATGAAGAGCTCGCTCCAAAATCCAACAGTTGGAGGCATCCCGGTTATTGTGAAGAATCCTATGAGTGCCGAGTTCCCAGTAAGAGGTAGAGCCCTGAGCATTCCCCCCATATTTCTTATATCCCTGAGCTCGTTCTCATGATAAATAATAGATCCAGCGGACCCGAAGAGAACGGCCTTTCCAAAGGCATGTGCTATGTAGTGAAGTATGAGGCCAGCATATCCGAAAATATTTCCACTTGCAGCTGCTACTATTAAATATCCCATTTGTGATATGCTGCTGTAAGCTAGGAATCTCTTGAAATCTCTCTCATAGAGTGCGTTTAGCCCACCATAGATAATGGTTATTGTTCCCCATATTGCTAGGATAACCCTCACACTGTTGAATTGTTCTGGAAATAATGGAATGAGGAAGCGAAGGATCACGTACGGGCCAATTCCTATTAGAAGGGGAGAGAGGAGAGCACTTATGGGGGTAGGAGCTTCGGCATGGGCGTATGGGAGCCAAAGATGAAATCCAAAAGCTGCTGCCTTAACAAGAAGACCTATGAGCATTAGGGCAAAAATCAATTTCGCAACTTCATAGGATATACCGTTTAGAGAAATTATTTTCCCATTCGACAGAAATACGTTGAAGCTTCCTTCATAATATCCAAAAGCAAGAGAACCTACGAGAAATAGAACTGCTCCAATGTGGGTCCAAACAAGATATAGTAGAGCTATTTTTCTCCTATCTCCATATCCATAGTTATTAATCAGGATGAAGCTTGATATCAGTCCTACCTCTAGGAAGAGATAAAATTCAACCAAGTTAGTGGAGATAACGCTAGCGTACATGGATATGGCAAATATATAGTACAGAAGATAGAACAGCTTCAGGCCTGAAAGAACCTCCTCTCCCTCTTCTTTCAGCTTTCTACTCATATATGGATATGCGTAAATTGCAATGATCATGGACACTACAAGCACTGTAATTGAAATAGGGCCGGAAATATAGTCTAAGAGGAAATTGAATTCTCCAAGAAAGCTTCCGCTGAGAAATGCTCCATCGAGATAGCCGCTTCTTCCTCCAATGAATAATTGAATTGATGTGACCAGAATTAGGGGGAGAAACATGAATGATGCTGTTATGCTCACACTTCTCTCTCTCTTTGCTAGCATTGAAGCTACTACAACAATGAGAAGCGAGAGTGCGAGAGTGGATGATATTAGATAGTGAACTTGGGATGCATCCATGCTCTTCACCTCGCCTCCTCTGGAATTTCTCCTCTTGCTTCAGCTTCTCCATGAGTTCTGAAATAGAGAATAACAATTGATACGGCAATGAGAAGTTCTGCAGAAGCAATTAGGATAGATAGAAGGGAAAATATTGCTGATGCATAAGGGTAGATCGTCCCTATTAGAATTAAATAGAGGAGCGAGCCATTGAACATGACTTCGATGCCGAGCATCATCTTTACCAATGACCTCGATGAGAAAACCACTCCAAGTCCTAATGCTAGAAGAAGTGAGGCTGCTATTTTATAGAGTTCAATTAGAAGCTCGCTCATTCACTATCACCTTTCCTCTTTGCTATGTAGATTGCAGAAATGGCCGTGAACAGAAATGCGGCAGATATAATGAAAAGTTGAAAAGTGAAGTCTTCTGCTAGGAAAGCAGACAGAGTTGCAGCAGTAATCACAGTTGGTCCAACCTCGTAGCCTAACTGCTCCATAACCGTTGTGAGCAGGAAGTAGAACACTATAAATGCAATAACTGAAATGATTAGAGGCTTATAGATAGATTCTGACTTCACTCTCTGATCTCCCATCATTGAGAGCGAAACTATGAAGAACATGACAGATGCTCCAACATATACTATGAGCTGTGCTGCCGCAATTACTTGATATCCAAGAAAAGCTATAAGAGCTGAAACTGAGATGCCTATTCCTGCGAGCATGAAGGCATTATAAACGAGAGATTTTTCCTTTATCATGAGGGCTGCCAGAGCCCCGGATACAAATACTATTGAAGCTATGCTGAAATATATGCTCAGGGTAGGTATGCTACCTAATAGGCTCATAGATTAATCCCCTCTTGTCATCAACTTTTACTCTATACATCCTAACATTTCCTGTGAGCAATTGGGTATCAGGATCAACTGTGAACTTCTCTCCTATGTAGAGCATGCTTTCTCCGCTTTCGAAAACCACATCGTGAGTTCTGGCATGCTTCAGGGCATTTTCAGGACATATGTCTACGCAATATCCGCAGAAAACACATCTCTCATAGTTTATCGCCGGCCTGAGCTTTTTTTCCTGCGGTTGAAACATCTTCATTGCTGATGCCGGACATATTCTGGCACAGAGGGAGCATCCTATGCACTTCTGGTCATCAAGTACAATGAAGCCTCTATATCCCTCCTGTGGAATTTCCTTAACTATTGGATATCTATAGGTTATTCTTATCGGCCTTATGAACAGCTTCGCCCCAAGCATTATTGCCTTTAAGTGATTTCTGGCCTTGCTCAACAAAGAGAGATTTCTAGTAGAAACACTCTTCTCAACGTATTTTCCTCCCATCTAAATCACCTGCTGAATTGCTACAAATGCTGATCCCCAAATCAGTCCTGCTACAGCAACGAAAAACCAGAACTTCCATGCTCCTCCAAGTGCTTGATCTATTCTAAGCCTCCCGTATATTGCTCTAGTGAACACCATTGTGAGGGATACAACTATTGTCTTCAAAACAACTATTGTTCCAGGTAAAATGACATTCGAAATGAATGCATGACCAGGCAAGGCAATTAGCGGATACCATCCTCCGAGGAAAAGAAGTGTGAATATCAAGTTATAGACGAACATTCTTGTATAGGAAATGCCCATGCTCAACCCATAGAGCAAACCGCTGTATTCAGTATAAGCACCCATAACTATTTCGGCCTCTGCCTCAGCTATGTCAAAGGGAAATCTTCCAGTCGCCATCAGAACAGCTACATAGAACGCAACAGCTGCAATGGGATTTATAATTATCCCCCAGATCTTTTGCTGCGCTGAAACTGCTTCTATAAAATTGGATGTTCCGTAGATAATGACTGCTCCAACTGCTGAGAGGATTATTATGAGCTCATAAGCTGCGATCAGAAAGCTTTCCCTTGCTCCGCCTATTAGCGAGAACTTGTTATTGCTGGCCCACGCCGCCAATATGCTGAAAATTGGAGCCAGTGTGGTAATTGCAAGAGCTACAAAAATTGAGTTGTTCATTGGTGATGGAAGATATATTGGAGAAATGGGTATAGAGGCCACTGGAAGTAGGGAAATGACAAATCCTGCTATTGGTGCTATTAGATATGGAAGTGTATCGGCTGTTCTTGGAATGATTATCTCCTGGAATGTATATCTCATGAGATCGGCAAGCAGCTGGATTGCTCCTCCTATTTTTGGGGAGATTTCCAGCGGACCATATCTCATCTGGATCCTTCCAGCAATTTTTCTCTCAGCCCAAATGAGAATGATTAGAGCTATGAGAATCGTTATGAGGCCTGGGGCTATGAGTAAATAGAAAATTGGAGGCCATAGAATTAGATTTTTCAGAAAGATGATCACACCTTCAAGCATCACCTATCAGCCTCCGGCGGAAAATAGTCTATGCTTCCATAAATGGCAGGCAAATCTGCCAACCTCTCGCCCACTGGAAGATACTTGAACAAGATTGAGTTCCTGAAGGATGGAGTGACAACTCTGACTCTGTATGGCCTGGGATCTCCAGTGCTCTCAATGTAAAAGAATATCTCTCCTCTTCCCTCCTCAACTCTCCCATATGATCTACCTGGAGGAGGTCTCAAGTTGGCGAAGAGAGATGGAAGCTTGACTCTTCTCTCTGCATTTAATACATCTTTCATTTTACTGGTGAACAGCTTTAGATACTTTTCATTGAGTACAGGACCTTCTGGAATTGACTTCATGAGCTGTCTAAGTATTGATATGCTTTGCCTTATCTCATCGAATCTCTGGAAAGTTCGAGCAAGAGCATCTCCCTCTCTGTAAACAGGAACCTCGAAATCAACAAAGGAATAAGCCCCATAAGGCTCTTCGACCCTGACATCATAGCTCACTCCGCTCGCTCGTAGGTTTGGACCAGTTACTCCGAGCTCTATGGCTCTCTCCTTGCTCAGGACACCCACATTCTCAAGCCTGCTCCTTATTATTGGATTGTTGACGAACATTACCTCATAGTCCTTCAGCCTTCTCTCAATATAATTTAATCCTCTTTCCAGCTCCTCGAAGAAAGCTGGAGAAACATCCCTCCTAACGCCTCCAGGAATGTGATAGCTATGTGTCAATCTCGATCCAGTTATTCTCTCCGCAAGCTGTACCATTATTTCTCTATCTCCAAAGAACCACATATATCCAGTTGAAGATCCTATCATTATGGCAAATATCCCCATCCCATAGAGATGACTGGATATTCTGTTTATCTCGCTGAGGATGGTTCTAAGATATAAAGCTCTTGGAGGAACTTCTATACCGAGAAGCTTCTCCAGGGCAATGATATATGCCTGCGTTACGTTGCCAGCATCCAGAATAGCCAGCCTCTCAAAGAGAACTGAATTCTTTATCCATTCCTTGCTTTCACTTAGCTTCTCCATAGTCCTGTGAACGTAGCCTAGGTCTGGATCGCTCTCAACAATTATGTCTCCGTCCAGCTTCACAATTATTCTCATATGTCCGCTGCTGGGATGCTGAGGACCGAAGAATAGGATCATCGTCCTATCGTCTATTCTTTTGCTTAGAATTCCTCCTCCTATTTCACTTGCTTGGCCCACTCTTTACCTCCTCCCTTCTCCTCAACATGATGTCCTCTTCTGGAACCTTGAAGTCCTTGAGAAGAGGATGTACTCCTGCAAAGTCTTCAGGATCAAGGAGAATGTTCCTCAGATCTGGATGCCCTTCAAAATTTATTCCAAACATCTCAAAAGCCTCTCTCTCCTGGAACTCAACAGAGGGCCAAATCTTTATGAGAGAAGGCATTCTAGGTTCCTTTCTATCGAGCCTCACTCTTATTTCCAGAACCTTTGGTTGAAGATCCTTGACGCTGTAGCTGGAAACGTGTATTATAACATGTATTTCATTGGTCTTCGGGTAGTCAACTGCGCTTAGAGATATCACATGATCGTATCCCTTTTCCCTGAGAGAGCGCGCGATTGAGAGAATTTCTTGAGGATTTTCAACGAAGATCTGTGCTTCTTTAGCTTGGCTTGATTCCTTTGCTTGACCAACAGATTCGCCTGACATTATCTGCACCTCTAATCTTGAAGTACCTGCTTAGTAGCGAGTCTCAAGCTTGTCATTCTTTTCTGCAGTGTGCTCACTGCATTCGTAACAGCCTCAGGTCTTGGAGGACAGCCGGGAATGTAGACTTCAATGGGCAAGATCTCCCTAGGTCTAACAATGTTATAGCTATTGAAAAATATTCCCCCATCAATGGCACAAGCTCCCATGGCAACAACGAACTTTGGAGAAGGCATTTGTTCATAAACTACCTTCAAAGCTTTTGCCATTTTTCTGGTAATAGTTCCCTCTATAATGATAGAATTAGTGTTTCTCACATGAGTAAATGGCAGCGAGCCTAGCCTCTCAGTATCTAGCCTTGGGCCGTAACTGGCAGCGAACTCGCAGCCGCAGCATGATGTAGTGAAGTGAACAGGCCATATGCTGTATTTTGTTGCCCACTCTATAATCGGAGAGGCAGGCTTCAACAGAGGCTTTGTTATTCTTTTTATTGTTCTTTCCAGCGATGATAGGAGAGCCATTTTCAATCCCATAACCACTCATCGATTTTTTCAGACAGCTTGAGAGAGAAGAACAGAAAAGGTATAGATAGAACTACAACTGCCAGCAGAAAAGAGAGGAAATTCCAGGCATATAGCTTTGCTGCCGGAGATAAAAGCAGAAGTATCAAGACTATTGGCTCAAAGGATGCAAAAATTATGAAGAATCCAAGATATTGGAGGCCAAGCTTGACACGGGCATCATATTTTGGAATGTTTCCAGCATCGAATCTCGAAGTCTTTATTTCTCCTCCATTCTTCTTCAAAGCAAAGTAGAAGATACCTATAACTACAAGAAGGAGAAGCGTGATGAAAGCAGGAACTATGCCGAACGAGTATGCTGAGGTTATATTCAAACCTCACACCCAACGGCTGAATTATGATTAAAAAAGGCGTATATAAGTATTTTTAATATCGAAATCTATTTATAATTAAAAATTTAAAAAATTATTTCTTTAATTTATCAAATAGTTTTTATGGAGAGAGGAAATCAGAGACCTTTGGAGGCTCTGGTGGGAGACCCTTCCTCTCTCTTATCTTTCTGACAATATCTGACAATATGGAATCTGGAACTGGCGCCCATCTGCTGAATTCTAGTCCCCAAAATGCCTTTCCTACTGTAGCGCTTCTCAGCTCACTTGCCAAATCAAACGATTCAGCTACTGGAATTTCTGCTATTAGTCTTGTTAGATCCCCTGCTTCAGTGACGTTCAATATCTTGCCCCTCTTTTTCGTCAAGATCGCAGTTACATTGCCCAAATAGCTCATCGGCATTCTGATGTCTAGCTTCTGAATGGGCTCCAGTATGGTTGGCCTTGCTGAGAGCATTCCTGCAAATATGGCGTTTCTCACGGCAGGATATATTTGTGCTGGGCCTCTGTGAGCTGGATCTTCATGGATGACTGCATCATGAAGAACAACCTTCACTCCTCTAACAGGCTCTGCTGCCAGAGGTCCTTCCTTCATTGCTAGTCGGAAAGCTTGAAGAATTGTGTCCTTCACTTCTCTCAAGTACTGCAGACCAGTCGTCTTGTCTACAAATATGTTTATATTTTCATCAACCAGCCAGATTCTCCTTGCTTCATCATAGTCCCATGATGCCTTGTCCCTCAATATCTTTGCTCTGTCTCTGAAATCCTGATCGTTTGTTACCTGTCCCTCCTGTATCAGCTTTATTGTTTCATCGTTCAGAGGCTCCACGCCTATGTAGAATTTGTTGTGCTTGTTTGGGCTCTTCCCTTCGAATACGTCACTAACGCTCCTTATGCTCTCTCTATATACTATGACCGGTGGGGAAGTGGTTACTTCCACTCCGTAGTTGTCCTTGAGAAAGGTCAGAGCTATTTCCAGATGAAGGGGACCCATTCCAGAAAGCAGGTACTCTCCTGTTTCTTCATTTATCTTGACAACGAGGTTTGGATCCTCTATGCTTAACCTATGTAGGCTTTCGATGAGCTTTGGTAGATCCTTGGTGTTCTTCGGCTCTACAGCTACAGTCACAACAGGCTCACTAACGTAATGGAGTCTCTCAAATGGGGCCATCTCATCTTTAAATGCTATATCCACAACAGTTTCTCCTGCCCTTGCCTTATCTAGACCAAGGACGGCTAGAATGTTCCCAGCGCTTATGACATCGGCTACTTCTCGTGTTGGACCCATGTACAGGCTAACCTGCAGAACTCTCTGCGGAATTTTAGAGTTCACGAGCCATACTTCTTTCCCGCTCTCCATTTTGCCAGAGAAAAGCCTTCCAGTTGCCACGAGCCCAGCATGGGGATCCACCCTCATATCGCTGATCAGCATAACTGTTGGGCCATTGACATCCGCTTCCAACATAGCTTTGCCCAGAGGAGAGCTCACATCCCCCTTCCAGATCTTTGGAATTCTGTACCTCTGCGCCTCCCTGGGATTTGGAACGAATTTTATAACCATATCCAACAAGGCCTCAGCTACGGGAACTCTTCTGGAAAGCTCCTCTATTGCCTCCTTGCCTCTATTGTAAGCATCAATCACATCTGATAGCTTTAGGCCGGTTTTCATTGAAACGGGAATGGTGAATCCCCATTTTTCCTTGGCAGAACCAAATGCCACCTGTCCCTTTGCTGGATCAAGGAGCCATTTGTCTCTGAATTCAGGCTCAGCTTGACTCATTATCAGCTTGTTTACCTCTCTAATTATTTCTACGAATCTCTGCTGAATCTGGTTTGGCGTGTATTTGAGTTCTTTTATCAGTCTATCAACCTTGTTGATGAACAGAAGAGGCCTAACCCTTTCCTCGAGAGCCTGTCTGAGAACTGTTTCTGTTTGCGTCATTATCCCCTCAACAGCATCCACTACTACTATTGCTCCATCGAGAACTCTCAGGCTCCTGGTGACCTTCCCAGTAAAGTCAACGTGCCCTGGTGTATCTATAAGGTTTATGACATATGGTTTTCCATCCATCTCATGATACAAACTGACGTTTGCTGCCTTCACAGTTATGCCTCTTTTCTGCTCAACCTCAAGATAGTCTGTAGCAAGTGCCTCTCCTGCAACTTTCTGCGATATTATTCCAGCAGCTGCCAGCAAGGTATCAGAAGTTGTTGTCTTCCCATGATCCACATGTGCTATAATACCAATGTTCCTTACCTGCTCAAGATTTGACATCATCTTGAGTATATCGGGCACCATTTTGTATTTTACCATTGTCTTTATCACCCATGCTCAATTGGGCTCAGCAAACTCTCATGAGCTATTTATTTAGCTCAATGCTAAGCATTTATTTTAAAAAGATTATAAAGTATTTTTTCAAAGCTAATTCTTGAACTTATCAAAGAATTGCCTCGGCCCAAATTTATTGGATATTGGATCAATGAGATTTCTCCGAAGCACGCTTGGAAAGAGATTTGCGAATCTCGGAAATAAGCTTCTGGGCTTCATTTTTGCTCAATCCTTTCTCCAGCGCAAATATTAGGAAGTCCCTGTGACCCGCTCTCCTTGTTTTCACTATATCCTCAACAACGCTTGCAATCAATTCTTTCGATATATCATCCAGACTGCTTCTAAATTTCAAGATTATTCTTGTTTCTTCTTTCTTTGGTGAAACTACTATGGAGACATCGCTTCCAATTCTAAGAAGAAGATCTGCTACTTCTTTCTCATAGCTGCTGACAAAGGTCATAGAAATAATGAGATGATCTAGATCAGCAAGTGTTGTTCTCTGAAGAGCCTTGAGTCTGGCTATCCTGAGCGACCTATCCTCAATCCCTTTTCCCATGCAATTTCTTACCCTCTCATAATCTATTAGTGAAGAAATTTTTCCTGCCAATTCGAATGTCTTAGAAGTAGCTCTGAAAAATCTCGAAGTATCTGCCAATATTCCCATAAGGAGGAGAACAAGCGTCTTATGATTCCAAGCATTGGTTGGGAGGATCTGGGCGACTATTTCCGATGTTGATGTAGAGATTGAATCCCAATAGTAGCTGTTGACTAGTTGCTTGAGAGTGTTTGAAGAATGGTGATCTATTAGAAATGTATCCTCATTTTTCATGATGGCCTCCACTACTTCCTTTGGCAGCTGCGACTCGGATGCTGTATCTACAATAATAATTGAGGAGCTCTTCAAGAGGGATGCTTCCATCTCTATTCGATAGTTTTCTTCATTCAAATTAACTTGACATTTCTCTAGTGAATTAGAAGCATCGCTTGAAATGCCCATTGGAAAAAAGAGTAAAATTTCCTCACTGCTTTTCAAACCATTCATTTTAAAAAAACTCTTCAGAGCAATAGAAGATGCTATGGCGTCAAGATCAGCGCTTTTGTGAGTCAATATCACCAGGTTTCTGTTTCTCGTCGCCAAATCCTTCAGTTCTTTCTCCAGTACTGAGTTTATCTGAGAGCACCTCCAGTAATTTTTTTGCCTCATCCATTAAACCAGCAATTCTTTCCTCAGCAATAACGGATGGCTGTCTTTCCCTTACATCTACTTCAATTTCCGCTTTTATTTCTCCCCTCAGTTCATCTATATCGAGGGAAAAAATTAAAGAGAGGTCCCCTCCCCTTCTTTTTTTCCTCTCCAGAGCTCTTCCATATTCATCAAGCGCTTTTTCAACTATTTCAGATGTTTTCTCTTTCAAGGTTCAATACCAGTGGGGAATTATGAGCTGGAAGGACCAGCTCCTCTGCTCGTAGCTGTAGCAGCTCTCTGATAGTATTTTGTGAGTAATCCCTTCAATCTTTCCTGAAGAGCCCCTATTTGTTTCTTCAATTCTTCTTCATCTTTCTTGTATTTCTCAACAATTAGCTCATCCGTGCTCTTTCTGTCCTCAAGCTCTTTGACCAGCTTTTCTCTGTCTTCCTCAAAAAGGATATTCCCCACATTTCTATAGACTTTTGAGCCCTGTGGTAGAGATTGAAGAGCTTCGAGAACTCTAGATATCTCCTTGACCTCATTCTCTAGCAATACCCTCTGATTTGTCAAAAGCGTGTATTTCTCCTGCAGTTCATCCAACTGTTGAGCTATCTGCTCAATTTCCGGGGGAACCTTCTCTGCCATGATCCATAAACCTCCTTTCTAAAGCTCCTTCATGCCTTTTTCCCGGGAACTTAATATATCTTAGCATATTCTCTCTGTCTTCAACTTAGAAAATTTCCTTTTAGTTTCTCATTTGCTTTGTTCGTTGCTGTCTGGCCACTCTCCCTCTTCTTCTCTATTGAAGCCCTTTATCCCTTTTTCCTTCGATTCTATCATTTTTTTGGCTAATTCCGGATTGAGCCTGAAGTCCTCAGCCTTTTTCCCGGTAGAAGGGCCAAGAATCATGCCTTCTCCAGGCTTTATGTAAATTTCATGGGAGGATAGGTCGTGATTCGTCTGTCTCATCTTCTCTATTAGAACAAACCTTCTTAGCAATCCCTTCGAGAGTATCTTTTTGAACCTTATAATTCCATCTGCTATGTGTTCCAATCCAAAGCCATAGGCAAGGTCTGTAGTTACAGCATATTGGGAAATCAAATAAGCAGTGACATCCCATTTGTTCAGTACTCTCTTCACATAGTAGCTCATTTTCCTAGCCATTGCTGGCCTATCGATCCAAAATGCGCTCATGCTATCGACAACTAGCCTCGTTCTCCCATAACCTAGTTTCTTCTTTGCCTCAATAACTTTGCTGATTAGCTCCTCAATATTCACTTCATTGAGGGTCCACTCGTCCTCCTTTGACTTCATTAGAGCATCAATTATTATTAATTTAGAGTCTTCTATTCCCTTCTTGAAATCCATGTGAAATTGCCTTGCTTGAGCTATAATGCTCTCTCTGCTCTCCTCAGTTGTCACATATATGACTCTATCATTGCTCC of Fervidicoccaceae archaeon contains these proteins:
- the nuoH gene encoding NADH-quinone oxidoreductase subunit NuoH is translated as MLEGVIIFLKNLILWPPIFYLLIAPGLITILIALIILIWAERKIAGRIQMRYGPLEISPKIGGAIQLLADLMRYTFQEIIIPRTADTLPYLIAPIAGFVISLLPVASIPISPIYLPSPMNNSIFVALAITTLAPIFSILAAWASNNKFSLIGGARESFLIAAYELIIILSAVGAVIIYGTSNFIEAVSAQQKIWGIIINPIAAVAFYVAVLMATGRFPFDIAEAEAEIVMGAYTEYSGLLYGLSMGISYTRMFVYNLIFTLLFLGGWYPLIALPGHAFISNVILPGTIVVLKTIVVSLTMVFTRAIYGRLRIDQALGGAWKFWFFVAVAGLIWGSAFVAIQQVI
- a CDS encoding complex I subunit 5 family protein gives rise to the protein MDASQVHYLISSTLALSLLIVVVASMLAKRERSVSITASFMFLPLILVTSIQLFIGGRSGYLDGAFLSGSFLGEFNFLLDYISGPISITVLVVSMIIAIYAYPYMSRKLKEEGEEVLSGLKLFYLLYYIFAISMYASVISTNLVEFYLFLEVGLISSFILINNYGYGDRRKIALLYLVWTHIGAVLFLVGSLAFGYYEGSFNVFLSNGKIISLNGISYEVAKLIFALMLIGLLVKAAAFGFHLWLPYAHAEAPTPISALLSPLLIGIGPYVILRFLIPLFPEQFNSVRVILAIWGTITIIYGGLNALYERDFKRFLAYSSISQMGYLIVAAASGNIFGYAGLILHYIAHAFGKAVLFGSAGSIIYHENELRDIRNMGGMLRALPLTGNSALIGFFTITGMPPTVGFWSELFIVRGSVDAFSAAGNVGWLVLFLLFIGFSISISYSFYNYKRIFQGPPKFEKTKENHLIVGTLIALSIASVILFVIAPAYANALVGYLKSYYASVGGVYG
- the nuoB gene encoding NADH-quinone oxidoreductase subunit NuoB, with the translated sequence MGLKMALLSSLERTIKRITKPLLKPASPIIEWATKYSIWPVHFTTSCCGCEFAASYGPRLDTERLGSLPFTHVRNTNSIIIEGTITRKMAKALKVVYEQMPSPKFVVAMGACAIDGGIFFNSYNIVRPREILPIEVYIPGCPPRPEAVTNAVSTLQKRMTSLRLATKQVLQD
- a CDS encoding NADH-quinone oxidoreductase subunit K, yielding MSELLIELYKIAASLLLALGLGVVFSSRSLVKMMLGIEVMFNGSLLYLILIGTIYPYASAIFSLLSILIASAELLIAVSIVILYFRTHGEAEARGEIPEEAR
- a CDS encoding NADH-quinone oxidoreductase subunit C, producing MSGESVGQAKESSQAKEAQIFVENPQEILSIARSLREKGYDHVISLSAVDYPKTNEIHVIIHVSSYSVKDLQPKVLEIRVRLDRKEPRMPSLIKIWPSVEFQEREAFEMFGINFEGHPDLRNILLDPEDFAGVHPLLKDFKVPEEDIMLRRREEVKSGPSK
- a CDS encoding NADH-quinone oxidoreductase subunit J, encoding MSLLGSIPTLSIYFSIASIVFVSGALAALMIKEKSLVYNAFMLAGIGISVSALIAFLGYQVIAAAQLIVYVGASVMFFIVSLSMMGDQRVKSESIYKPLIISVIAFIVFYFLLTTVMEQLGYEVGPTVITAATLSAFLAEDFTFQLFIISAAFLFTAISAIYIAKRKGDSE
- a CDS encoding NADH-quinone oxidoreductase subunit I, with product MGGKYVEKSVSTRNLSLLSKARNHLKAIMLGAKLFIRPIRITYRYPIVKEIPQEGYRGFIVLDDQKCIGCSLCARICPASAMKMFQPQEKKLRPAINYERCVFCGYCVDICPENALKHARTHDVVFESGESMLYIGEKFTVDPDTQLLTGNVRMYRVKVDDKRGLIYEPIR
- a CDS encoding proton-conducting transporter membrane subunit, yielding MIAEYLYVLAVIQPFIFSAIIAALSSGKKLPGYLSIASLAVSAISSALVLYYAIIGVIGGPLYLWNFPQIGLSISFLTDSYTAVMMALVSFLSLIIGIYSIYYMHGDEGYGRYFTYFTFFVGSMMLVVSADNLLLLFFGWEGTGLASYALIGHWRHDEKERMIGEEGKYVGNTPMFSYPSMSGLRALLFTRVPDILMLFGIFIVYIFSGTFNISELLSRSSELLAELARAGILTPVMIFLSLGALAKSAQFPLHEWLVTAMTGPTPVSALIHAATMVKAGVYYMVRISPIFIYGARELFSTDPLLGGYVLTQVQAFYYALLIIGALTAFSLASMALVAREAKLILAYSTGSQLGFMFAGIGASMFSSYPSLVLSFVIAHLIAHAVFKAGLFLGAGIYIHVGESRFINDWPNLWKMRTTTSLNWLLTLSLAGLPPFLGFWTKDSLVQSYISTGIFIPTALLIITVLFTAFYSTRYLLYSYRFPGKEEVEVHEPPVYVLSTYGILAVLSIGLGVAWPLFGEKMVEFLSQSFTHSTSVIGAEEISAVLLSTIIVIIGILLSISAYAFRLIDSKKICSSFPILNGFLENRWIINVLYYNIGLAFLKIGEGTYRFFERGLDLLIDYSLPRGIGEISRRFRKPLTGDFYSYLLYFIAGLIIMVILLLIV
- a CDS encoding NADH-quinone oxidoreductase subunit D, which gives rise to MGQASEIGGGILSKRIDDRTMILFFGPQHPSSGHMRIIVKLDGDIIVESDPDLGYVHRTMEKLSESKEWIKNSVLFERLAILDAGNVTQAYIIALEKLLGIEVPPRALYLRTILSEINRISSHLYGMGIFAIMIGSSTGYMWFFGDREIMVQLAERITGSRLTHSYHIPGGVRRDVSPAFFEELERGLNYIERRLKDYEVMFVNNPIIRSRLENVGVLSKERAIELGVTGPNLRASGVSYDVRVEEPYGAYSFVDFEVPVYREGDALARTFQRFDEIRQSISILRQLMKSIPEGPVLNEKYLKLFTSKMKDVLNAERRVKLPSLFANLRPPPGRSYGRVEEGRGEIFFYIESTGDPRPYRVRVVTPSFRNSILFKYLPVGERLADLPAIYGSIDYFPPEADR